In Deinococcus psychrotolerans, a genomic segment contains:
- a CDS encoding alpha/beta fold hydrolase — MTAAESSPQTPTPHFVDVGGVRTRHVIGGEGPPIVLLHGIGRSLEDFAPTVQALFPAHRVYAPDMIGFGYTDKPEVNYSLPGLARFVRHYLDAVGETRPVTLIGNSLGGAVAQTFAVMYPQRARGLVLVNSAGFGREVAVALRLCAVPGLGERLLVASPTGARRVTRSLFVSADFVTPERVAHTLNLSKQPGAARAFLSVLRSIGDVRGARTPWQVKLAQQLPALNLPTLIVWGDRDEILPVRHLEAARRTHPHATVHLFEATGHVPQIEREAEFTAILNQFLEHNTL; from the coding sequence ATGACTGCCGCTGAATCCAGTCCTCAAACGCCGACCCCACATTTTGTGGACGTAGGCGGCGTTCGTACCCGTCACGTCATTGGCGGCGAGGGGCCACCCATCGTCTTGCTACACGGGATTGGCCGCAGTCTGGAGGATTTTGCGCCCACGGTGCAGGCTCTGTTCCCCGCGCACCGCGTTTACGCCCCGGACATGATCGGTTTTGGCTACACCGACAAGCCGGAAGTGAATTACAGCCTGCCGGGCCTGGCCCGTTTCGTGCGGCACTATCTGGACGCCGTAGGAGAAACGCGGCCCGTCACCCTGATCGGCAACTCGCTGGGCGGGGCGGTGGCGCAGACGTTCGCCGTGATGTATCCGCAGCGGGCGCGTGGGCTGGTGCTGGTCAACTCCGCCGGATTCGGGCGGGAGGTGGCCGTGGCCCTGCGCCTGTGTGCTGTGCCGGGACTGGGCGAACGGCTGCTGGTGGCCAGTCCTACTGGTGCGCGGCGTGTTACCCGCAGCTTATTTGTCTCAGCTGATTTCGTCACGCCGGAGCGAGTCGCGCATACGCTGAACTTGTCGAAACAGCCCGGCGCAGCGCGGGCGTTTTTGTCTGTGCTGCGCTCAATTGGTGATGTGCGCGGGGCGCGGACGCCGTGGCAAGTCAAACTGGCTCAGCAGCTCCCGGCCCTGAACCTGCCTACTTTAATCGTCTGGGGAGACCGCGACGAGATTCTCCCTGTGCGCCATCTGGAGGCCGCCCGCCGCACGCACCCGCATGCCACGGTTCACCTGTTCGAGGCGACAGGCCACGTCCCGCAGATCGAGCGGGAGGCAGAATTCACGGCCATACTCAATCAATTTCTGGAGCACAATACCTTATGA
- a CDS encoding ATP-binding protein yields the protein MALELLLLGTPLIRFHGQPLELPVRKAAGLLAYLALEGPTPRSRLAGLLWDDGDEARARTNLRQLLRRVRSAVPEALIETQDELLCLSPEVAVDALEFAALLDVGEREAALATYRGDFLSHTDWPASPDFEDWAQAQREQLSLRWQAAMTQQAADWEAQGEYARALQAHLRLLQTDELQEARHCAVMRLYSLLGERGAALKQFERCRQVLSAELGLTPLPHTLQIAEQLRRGDLEQSHLAQALSPPLSAPLSVTALELPFVAREAAWRAVTRLQVPLVLLTGEPGVGKTRLLEELARSRGRYWVVHAQELTQFTPLAPLLPLLRSLLAESGWPLSQAARRELARLLPEVSGGATTPAASASSASQSSPLLSQPLLDPLAPSPLALSQITPSQIAPNAAERTRFVEVLSEAVLLLFESPHPANPLITLLIDDAHWLDATTLEVIGNLAQRLRDQPLRLLVSARAFELSERPHAHAAFAALEKSGLARQLRLEPWSETDLLSLIRTVSGSRRGEYFTQRLHEATGGNPLFVQETLRGLIEGGSLWQDAAGGWHTVYDSVNPTYEDMPLSITVRGALLERLERLGPSARRLLDAASLAGEVFAAEDLAQTTALDEWTSLELLERAEQAGLLRADPLGYRFGHELVRRVLDDELRPSRRRLLHRRLAATLQRRGSPPARIAQHLQAAGENREALAWWRTAAADAKRVYAYREALTHYAQALALTKDARERCGLLSERITLWRILNEQAGWQQDAGEMLQLAERLGDLTLRAEAATKLARLTFRTGNNAEAVTRMEEVLSWVGVPDELRAEAYLIAGMAAKQWGRLAWAQEQLHLGLECNPPNDLSRAGILHLTLAECQAESGDLPSARVSIQQSVEVMTQASDIDGQIRAKFILGWILRLSGETQQALTAWKWVRTQASAVGMTFIQIEVLLQLLGLYLQEGEAESSLELWQEIENFSKLTEPRIAARKKYYWHLYYLLMGNLGEALRNLLQALELTNQENLKSQAAHFSLVLSQFWLRLADLEAAEQNLSLNTQLIKNLQFDSYRLFEYTIQAKLNLFRGDSTQALRCLESGERWHSLAERSEQTLADLTRGEVFFALGRFSEAEEILATIGPSTAPSLRADALALQLWQPDPPAALIPEAQALLSSRRLNALTALRLQFALARLPDAAPELHLRARDSLATLAQTLTPTQAQRFTAFYLAQLPPE from the coding sequence ATGGCCCTTGAGCTGCTGCTGCTCGGCACTCCCCTGATTCGCTTTCACGGTCAGCCACTCGAACTGCCGGTTCGCAAAGCGGCGGGCTTGCTGGCGTATCTGGCGCTCGAAGGCCCCACGCCGCGCAGCCGCCTCGCCGGACTGCTCTGGGATGACGGCGACGAAGCGCGGGCACGCACCAATTTGCGCCAATTGCTGCGCCGCGTACGCTCCGCCGTGCCGGAAGCCCTGATCGAAACGCAAGACGAACTGCTGTGCCTCAGTCCCGAGGTCGCGGTGGACGCTCTAGAATTTGCAGCGCTGCTGGACGTGGGTGAACGTGAAGCGGCGCTGGCCACCTACCGAGGCGACTTTTTGAGCCACACCGATTGGCCTGCCAGCCCCGACTTTGAAGACTGGGCGCAGGCACAGCGTGAGCAACTCTCGCTGCGCTGGCAAGCCGCCATGACGCAGCAAGCCGCCGACTGGGAAGCGCAGGGCGAGTATGCGCGGGCGCTGCAAGCCCACCTGCGCCTGCTGCAAACCGATGAGCTACAAGAAGCGCGGCACTGCGCCGTGATGCGCCTTTACAGCTTACTGGGCGAACGCGGCGCGGCCCTGAAGCAGTTTGAGCGCTGCCGTCAGGTGCTGAGCGCCGAACTCGGCCTGACGCCGCTGCCGCACACGCTCCAAATCGCTGAGCAGCTCCGGCGCGGTGACCTCGAACAAAGTCATCTGGCGCAGGCGCTCAGCCCGCCGCTGTCTGCTCCCTTGTCGGTGACGGCGCTCGAACTGCCGTTCGTCGCCCGTGAAGCGGCTTGGCGGGCCGTGACGCGGCTGCAAGTCCCGCTGGTGCTGCTCACTGGCGAGCCGGGGGTGGGCAAAACCCGTTTGCTGGAAGAACTGGCCCGCTCACGCGGTAGGTATTGGGTGGTTCACGCCCAAGAGCTGACCCAGTTCACCCCGCTCGCTCCGCTGCTGCCTTTGCTGCGCTCGCTTCTCGCGGAAAGTGGGTGGCCACTGAGCCAGGCCGCCCGCCGAGAACTCGCCCGCTTGTTGCCGGAAGTGTCCGGCGGGGCAACAACTCCTGCGGCCAGCGCCAGTTCTGCATCTCAGAGTAGTCCTCTCCTGAGTCAGCCTTTGCTCGATCCACTTGCACCCAGTCCACTTGCGCTCAGCCAAATTACGCCCAGTCAGATCGCGCCCAATGCCGCCGAGCGCACCCGCTTCGTGGAGGTCTTGAGCGAGGCCGTGCTGCTGCTGTTTGAATCTCCGCACCCCGCCAACCCGCTCATCACCTTACTGATTGACGACGCCCACTGGCTCGACGCCACCACTTTGGAAGTCATCGGCAATCTGGCGCAGCGGCTCAGGGATCAGCCGCTGCGGCTGCTTGTCTCGGCGCGGGCTTTTGAACTCTCCGAGCGTCCGCACGCCCACGCCGCTTTTGCTGCCCTTGAGAAATCGGGGCTGGCGCGGCAACTCCGGCTTGAACCCTGGAGCGAGACCGATTTGCTCTCGCTGATTCGCACCGTGTCGGGCAGCCGCCGGGGTGAGTATTTTACTCAGCGGCTGCATGAGGCGACGGGCGGCAACCCGCTGTTCGTGCAAGAAACGCTGCGCGGCCTGATTGAAGGCGGCAGCCTCTGGCAAGACGCGGCAGGCGGCTGGCACACGGTTTATGACAGCGTGAATCCCACCTACGAAGATATGCCGCTTTCAATCACGGTTCGGGGCGCACTGCTGGAGCGTTTGGAGCGCCTCGGCCCCTCGGCCCGCCGCCTGCTGGACGCGGCGAGTTTGGCGGGCGAGGTCTTTGCCGCCGAGGATTTGGCCCAAACCACCGCTTTGGACGAGTGGACAAGTTTAGAACTCCTCGAGCGGGCTGAGCAAGCCGGACTCTTGCGGGCCGACCCACTGGGCTACCGCTTTGGGCACGAGCTGGTGCGGCGCGTATTGGACGACGAGCTGAGGCCGTCCCGCCGCCGATTGCTGCACCGCCGCCTCGCCGCCACCTTGCAGCGGCGCGGCAGCCCGCCCGCCCGGATTGCCCAGCACCTTCAGGCCGCAGGTGAAAACCGCGAAGCGCTGGCGTGGTGGCGCACGGCAGCGGCGGACGCCAAGCGGGTCTACGCTTACCGAGAGGCGCTGACGCACTACGCGCAGGCCTTGGCCCTCACCAAGGATGCCCGAGAGCGCTGCGGCCTGCTCTCCGAGCGGATTACCCTGTGGCGCATTCTCAACGAGCAAGCGGGCTGGCAACAAGACGCAGGGGAGATGCTGCAACTCGCCGAGCGCTTGGGCGACCTGACGCTGCGGGCCGAGGCCGCCACCAAGTTGGCCCGCTTGACCTTCCGCACCGGCAACAACGCTGAGGCGGTGACCCGCATGGAAGAAGTCCTGAGCTGGGTCGGCGTGCCGGATGAGCTGCGGGCAGAGGCCTACCTGATCGCGGGCATGGCTGCTAAGCAGTGGGGGAGGCTGGCGTGGGCGCAGGAGCAACTCCACCTCGGCCTTGAGTGCAATCCGCCGAACGATCTGAGTCGGGCGGGCATTCTGCATCTCACTTTGGCCGAATGCCAAGCTGAGAGCGGTGATTTGCCCTCGGCCCGCGTCAGCATTCAGCAAAGCGTGGAGGTGATGACTCAGGCCAGCGATATAGACGGCCAAATTCGCGCCAAGTTTATTTTGGGCTGGATTCTGCGCTTGTCCGGCGAAACGCAGCAGGCGCTGACCGCCTGGAAATGGGTACGCACACAGGCCAGCGCGGTGGGCATGACCTTTATTCAGATTGAGGTCTTGTTACAATTGCTAGGGCTCTATTTACAAGAAGGGGAGGCAGAGTCGTCCTTAGAATTGTGGCAAGAGATAGAAAATTTCTCTAAGTTGACCGAACCACGTATTGCCGCTCGTAAAAAGTATTACTGGCATCTCTATTATTTGTTGATGGGTAATTTGGGAGAAGCGCTCCGAAATCTCTTACAGGCACTCGAATTGACCAATCAGGAAAACTTAAAAAGCCAAGCCGCGCATTTTAGCCTTGTTTTGAGTCAGTTCTGGTTAAGATTGGCAGATCTTGAGGCTGCTGAACAGAATTTAAGCTTGAACACTCAGCTTATAAAAAATCTCCAATTCGATTCATACAGACTGTTTGAGTATACGATTCAAGCCAAGCTGAATCTGTTTAGAGGAGACTCGACACAGGCACTCAGATGTCTTGAATCAGGTGAGCGTTGGCATTCTTTGGCTGAACGTTCCGAACAGACTCTGGCTGATCTCACACGTGGGGAGGTATTCTTTGCGCTGGGGCGCTTTTCAGAGGCCGAAGAAATCTTGGCCACTATCGGCCCAAGTACGGCACCATCCCTCAGAGCGGACGCGCTGGCTTTGCAACTTTGGCAGCCTGATCCTCCCGCTGCGCTGATACCGGAGGCGCAGGCCCTACTGTCTAGCCGGCGCTTGAACGCTTTAACGGCTTTACGCCTTCAATTCGCACTGGCCCGCTTGCCAGATGCCGCTCCTGAACTTCACCTCAGGGCGCGGGACAGTTTGGCAACGTTGGCCCAGACGCTCACGCCGACTCAGGCCCAGCGCTTCACGGCTTTTTATCTTGCTCAACTTCCACCCGAGTGA
- a CDS encoding pyridoxamine 5'-phosphate oxidase family protein translates to MPTKTLADLAKSMKDIDIAMISTHTTGGEIAGRPMSNNGQVEYDGTSYYFTYDKSRTVADIRKNAKVSLAFQGTKAFLVAVEGKALLIQDKIEMKKHWTPDLDRWFKDGIDSEGLVMIQVDATRIHYWDGEDDGEVKL, encoded by the coding sequence ATGCCTACTAAAACCTTAGCCGACCTCGCCAAATCTATGAAAGACATTGACATCGCTATGATCTCAACGCACACCACAGGCGGCGAGATTGCTGGACGCCCCATGAGCAACAACGGCCAAGTGGAATACGACGGCACTTCGTATTACTTTACCTACGACAAGTCGCGCACAGTAGCAGACATTCGGAAGAATGCCAAAGTCTCGCTGGCTTTTCAGGGCACGAAGGCTTTTTTGGTGGCCGTCGAGGGTAAAGCTTTACTTATACAAGACAAAATTGAAATGAAAAAACATTGGACGCCTGATCTCGATCGCTGGTTCAAAGATGGAATCGATTCTGAAGGACTGGTGATGATTCAGGTAGACGCCACCCGCATTCATTACTGGGACGGCGAGGATGACGGCGAAGTCAAACTCTGA
- a CDS encoding flavin-containing monooxygenase — MTHHQIAVLGAGFAGLGTALELKRRGVDDFVVFERGAEVGGTWRDNTYPGCACDVKSDLYSFSAVPNPDWTHRYARQPEILAYLRKTADEQRLRPHIHFNTEMEEARWDEGEGLWRIRTSRGEFTARVLISGHGPLIEPKWPDIPGLEDFEGERFHSAQWNHAVNLSGKRVAVIGTGASAIQFIPEIRPLVEQLSVFQRTPPWVMPRMDEATTPRRRELFRRYPVLQRLARQRVFLNAEVRHLGFSNQRVGALMEKFGHQHLEARVADPELRRKLTPDYRLGCKRILVSDDYYPAIQQPNVELVTEIITEIRGDQILTADGQIRAFDVLIGGTGFNATQPPMARRIFGRGGQRLADAWDSHMEALHGTAVAGFPNFFLLVGPNTALGHNSIVYIIEAQIGYILRALEYMDAAHLLSLEPTPEAQREYSDALQDKLRESVWVKGGCTSYYLDAAGRNSTLWPERAANFRRTLSHFDAALYSARLSPRLLPPLLSGGANH; from the coding sequence ATGACCCACCATCAAATCGCCGTTCTGGGCGCTGGCTTCGCGGGACTGGGAACGGCGCTGGAACTCAAGCGGCGCGGCGTTGACGACTTCGTGGTGTTCGAACGCGGTGCGGAGGTGGGCGGCACCTGGCGTGACAACACCTATCCCGGCTGCGCCTGCGACGTGAAGAGTGATTTGTATTCGTTCTCAGCCGTTCCCAACCCTGACTGGACCCACCGTTACGCCCGCCAGCCCGAGATTCTGGCCTACCTCAGAAAAACCGCCGACGAGCAGCGTCTGCGCCCGCACATTCACTTCAACACCGAGATGGAGGAAGCCCGCTGGGACGAAGGGGAAGGCCTGTGGCGCATCCGCACCAGCCGGGGTGAGTTCACGGCCCGCGTCCTGATCTCCGGTCACGGCCCCCTGATTGAGCCGAAATGGCCGGACATTCCGGGGCTGGAAGATTTTGAGGGCGAACGTTTTCACTCGGCGCAGTGGAACCACGCCGTGAACCTGAGCGGCAAACGGGTGGCGGTGATCGGCACCGGGGCCTCGGCCATTCAGTTCATCCCTGAAATTCGGCCGCTCGTGGAGCAGCTGAGCGTCTTTCAGCGCACGCCGCCGTGGGTGATGCCGCGCATGGACGAGGCCACCACGCCGCGCCGCCGCGAGTTGTTCCGGCGTTACCCAGTGTTGCAGCGCTTGGCGCGTCAGCGGGTGTTCCTGAACGCGGAGGTGAGGCATTTAGGGTTTTCCAACCAGAGGGTGGGCGCACTGATGGAGAAGTTCGGCCATCAGCACCTTGAGGCGCGGGTAGCAGATCCGGAGCTGCGCCGCAAACTGACGCCTGACTACCGCCTGGGCTGCAAACGTATCCTGGTCAGCGACGACTACTACCCGGCCATTCAGCAACCCAATGTGGAACTGGTGACGGAGATCATCACCGAGATTCGCGGCGATCAGATTCTGACTGCGGATGGCCAGATCCGCGCGTTCGACGTGCTGATCGGTGGCACCGGCTTCAACGCCACGCAGCCGCCGATGGCGCGTCGGATCTTTGGGCGCGGCGGCCAGCGTCTCGCGGACGCTTGGGACAGCCACATGGAGGCGCTGCACGGCACGGCAGTCGCTGGATTTCCGAACTTCTTTTTGCTGGTGGGGCCGAACACCGCGCTGGGCCACAACTCCATCGTGTACATCATTGAGGCGCAGATCGGGTACATTCTGCGGGCGCTGGAATACATGGACGCCGCGCACCTGCTGAGTCTGGAGCCGACGCCGGAGGCGCAGCGCGAGTACAGCGACGCCCTGCAAGACAAGCTGCGCGAGTCGGTGTGGGTGAAGGGAGGCTGCACCAGCTATTACCTGGACGCGGCGGGGCGCAACAGCACCCTGTGGCCAGAGCGGGCCGCCAACTTCCGGCGCACGCTGAGCCACTTTGATGCCGCGCTGTACAGCGCCCGCCTCAGCCCGCGTCTGCTGCCGCCGCTGCTGAGTGGGGGAGCAAACCATTAA
- the infB gene encoding translation initiation factor IF-2 translates to MSKVRIYTLAKDLSVDNNKMLAMLDDLGVQYKSVSSTLEEDIVETIKGLVAAEQSESAPTTENASGEPASEKTASQAEAAAPTAAVAVAERPAESGSAAQTGLPTRAPVVTIMGHVDHGKTSLLDYIRKTKVAAKEAGGITQHVGAFEAQTSKGKIVFIDTPGHEAFTTIRARGANVADIAIIVVAADDSIMPQTREAVAHAQAAKIPLIVAINKMDLPQADVERVKTDLTQLNLVPEEYGGDTVVVPVSAKTGEGIEDLLEYISLTAELEDLRADPKGEFAGVIIESKVDKQAGVLATVMVQEGTLHVSDFLVVGENYGKIKAMTDTVGGRIKEAGPSTPVQVLGFSDNPSSGDKVQSAKNEHQAREIIAARVQKRRDEEEQGKRRKMTLEEMMGPLGEIRTVNLILRADTQGSLEALQGILARKESDDVKINVMLSGIGAPTEGDVLLASTAEATILCFSVVPSGSVKKVADQKSVDLKSFRIIYELIDEVDRLIKGNVEPVFEEKYLGRAEVRMVISHPRSGNIAGSYITDGSFKRNAKAKVTRGKQVVYEGTIVGLKRFKDDVREVQQGYECGINLDWNEVIIGDIIEASEMVEVEQ, encoded by the coding sequence ATGTCAAAAGTCCGAATTTATACCCTTGCCAAAGACCTCAGCGTGGACAACAACAAAATGCTGGCCATGCTCGATGACTTAGGCGTGCAGTACAAGAGCGTCAGCAGCACCCTCGAAGAAGACATCGTGGAAACGATTAAAGGCTTGGTGGCCGCAGAGCAGAGCGAAAGCGCACCAACCACTGAGAATGCCAGCGGCGAGCCTGCTTCCGAAAAAACCGCGTCTCAAGCTGAAGCGGCAGCGCCCACAGCAGCGGTGGCCGTCGCTGAGCGGCCCGCCGAGAGCGGCTCAGCTGCTCAGACTGGCCTTCCCACCCGCGCACCTGTGGTGACCATCATGGGCCACGTGGATCACGGCAAGACTTCTCTACTCGACTACATCCGCAAGACCAAGGTGGCGGCCAAAGAAGCCGGCGGCATCACCCAGCACGTCGGAGCGTTCGAGGCCCAGACCAGCAAAGGCAAGATCGTCTTTATCGACACGCCGGGTCACGAAGCCTTCACGACCATCCGCGCCCGCGGGGCCAACGTCGCCGACATCGCCATCATCGTGGTGGCCGCCGACGACTCGATCATGCCGCAGACCCGCGAGGCCGTGGCGCACGCCCAGGCAGCCAAGATTCCCCTGATCGTGGCCATCAACAAAATGGACTTGCCGCAGGCCGATGTGGAACGGGTCAAGACCGATCTGACCCAGCTCAACCTGGTGCCGGAAGAATACGGCGGCGACACGGTGGTCGTGCCGGTGAGCGCCAAGACCGGTGAGGGCATCGAAGACTTGCTGGAATACATCAGCCTGACAGCCGAACTCGAAGACCTGCGGGCCGATCCCAAAGGCGAGTTTGCAGGCGTCATCATCGAGAGCAAGGTCGATAAGCAGGCCGGCGTGCTGGCCACCGTGATGGTTCAGGAAGGCACGCTGCACGTCAGCGACTTCTTGGTGGTGGGCGAGAACTACGGCAAGATCAAGGCCATGACCGATACGGTCGGCGGGCGCATCAAGGAAGCCGGGCCCTCGACGCCGGTGCAGGTGCTGGGCTTTTCCGACAACCCCAGCAGCGGCGACAAGGTGCAGAGCGCCAAGAACGAGCATCAGGCCCGCGAGATCATCGCCGCCCGCGTGCAAAAGCGCCGCGACGAAGAAGAGCAGGGCAAGCGCCGCAAGATGACCCTTGAAGAAATGATGGGGCCGCTCGGCGAGATCCGCACCGTCAACTTGATTTTGCGGGCCGACACCCAGGGCAGCTTGGAAGCTTTGCAGGGCATTTTGGCCCGCAAGGAAAGCGATGACGTCAAGATCAACGTGATGCTCTCGGGCATCGGTGCGCCCACCGAAGGCGACGTGCTGCTGGCCTCCACTGCCGAGGCGACCATTTTGTGCTTCAGCGTGGTGCCGTCGGGCAGCGTCAAGAAAGTGGCGGATCAAAAGAGCGTCGACCTCAAGAGCTTCCGGATTATTTACGAATTGATCGACGAAGTGGATCGCCTGATCAAAGGCAACGTCGAACCGGTCTTCGAGGAGAAATATCTGGGCCGCGCCGAAGTGCGGATGGTCATCAGCCACCCCCGCAGCGGCAACATCGCCGGGTCGTACATCACCGACGGCTCGTTCAAGCGCAACGCCAAAGCCAAAGTCACGCGCGGCAAGCAAGTCGTGTACGAAGGCACCATCGTGGGCCTCAAGCGCTTCAAGGACGATGTGCGCGAAGTGCAGCAGGGCTACGAGTGCGGTATCAACCTCGACTGGAATGAAGTCATCATCGGCGACATCATTGAAGCCAGCGAAATGGTGGAAGTCGAGCAGTAA